From a single Miscanthus floridulus cultivar M001 chromosome 8, ASM1932011v1, whole genome shotgun sequence genomic region:
- the LOC136471158 gene encoding uncharacterized protein, with protein MAKAQVAAARFMTEVAPPPVVSVMRRRKVPWCLDTIAEDTIAEQLVACGSPSDYGFAAAWSLKRMPTPPQPRERAGGFMTRYLGKYFSDAHGCHASHRRAVHAQELHKVGA; from the coding sequence ATGGCGAAGGCGCAGGTGGCGGCGGCGAGGTTCATGACGGAggtggcgccgccgccggtggtgTCGGTCATGCGGCGGAGGAAGGTGCCGTGGTGCCTGGACACCATCGCCGAGGataccatcgccgagcagctggtGGCGTGCGGGTCACCTTCGGACTACGGCTTCGCGGCGGCGTGGTCGCTCAAGAGGATGCCGACGCCGCCGCAGCCGCGGGAGCGCGCGGGCGGGTTCATGACGAGGTATCTCGGCAAGTACTTCTCCGACGCCCACGGCTGCCATGCCAGCCACCGGCGAGCCGTGCATGCGCAGGAGTTGCACAAGGTCGGAGCTTGA